Part of the Pedobacter roseus genome is shown below.
TTGTAATTACCGGTTTGGGCGTGTGTGCACCCAATGGCACCACCATTCCTCAATTTTCGGATGCAATAAAAAATGGGATTTCGGGTATCCGTCACCAGCCTGACCTGGAAGCCTTAAATTTCTCCTGTCAGATTGCAGGCAAACCCGAACTGAGCGAAGAAAGGATCAGCAAATACTTTACCCCGCTCGAGCTCCGCAACCTGAACAGCACCGGTATTGTTTATGGTGTAATTGCAGGATTGGATGCCTGGAAAGATGCAGGTTTAACAATAGAAAATAATGAGGAACCCGATTGGGAAAGTGGATCCATTTTCGGCACCGGAACTTCTGGTATTGATAAATTCAGGTGGGCTATTAACAAAATTGATGAACTCGAAATCAGGAAACTGGGAAGTTCTGTCGTGATACAAACCATGGCCAGCGGGGTGAGTGCCTTTATAAGTGGCAAACTCGGATTGGGCAACCAGGTAAGCACCAATTCATCGGCCTGTGCAACGGGGGCCGAAAGTATTTTACTTGCCTTTGAGAGGATTAAATCCGCGCAGGCCGTAAGAATGTTAGCAGGCAGTACAAGTGATAGCGGTCCTTATATATGGGGCGGTTTTGATGCCATGAAGGTTTGTACCTTTAAACATAACCACGAACCGGAAAAAGGCAGCAGACCGATGAGCGCCACAGCAAGTGGTTTTGTACCGGGAAGCGGTGCAGGTGCACTGGTTTTAGAATCGCTGGAAAGTGCACTGGCCAGAAAAGCCAAAATTTACGGGGAAGTACTGGGTGGCCATATCAATTCGGGCGGTCAGAGGGGCTTAGGAACGATGACTGCACCCAATCCAACCGCAGTTCAGCGCTGTATACAAGCATCCTTAAAAAATGCGGGCATTAAAGCCCATGAAATTGATGTGATTAACGGTCACCTTACCGCTACTACCAAAGATGCCCTGGAAATAGAAAACTGGAAAGCAGCATTGCAATTACCTCCGGACCATTTTCCCTACATCAACTCATTAAAAGGCATGATCGGGCATTGTATCGCCGCTTCGGGAAGTATAGAATGTGTGGCATCCATACTAGAATTATCTGAAGGTTTTATTTTCCCCAATATCAATTGTGAAGATTTAAATCCTGAAATCTCCAACTTAATCGATGTAAAAAGCATTCCCCAAACGTTAATCCAACAACCAATTAATATCTTAGCAAAAGCCAGTTTCGGATTTGGCGACATCAACGCATGCGTTATCTTTAAAAAATACACCTCATGAATAAAGAACAGATTATCGAAGCTTTAAAAACCATCGTTCAGCCTTACAGCGAAGAAACATCAGCCCTGGCCCATATCGACGAGAACACTGATTTTATTAACGATTTAAAGATAAACTCAGCCAACCTGGTTGATATTATTCTTGATATTGAAGAGAAATTCAATATTGAAATAGACAATGATTCGATGGCAAAGATGCTGAATGTAAAAGCCACTACTGAAATTATTGAATCAAAATTAGCGGCAAATGCTGGGTAATGATATTGTTGATTTAGATTTAGCCAAAACCCAAAGCAACTGGCGGCGTAAAAACTACCTCGATAAGATTTTTACTGATGAAGAACAGTTGCTGATTGCCACCGCAGAGAATACTGATGTGATGGTATGGCTGTTGTGGAGCATGAAAGAATCGGCTTATAAAATCCATAACCGTAAAACGGGCATCAGA
Proteins encoded:
- a CDS encoding beta-ketoacyl-[acyl-carrier-protein] synthase family protein — protein: MDNRVVITGLGVCAPNGTTIPQFSDAIKNGISGIRHQPDLEALNFSCQIAGKPELSEERISKYFTPLELRNLNSTGIVYGVIAGLDAWKDAGLTIENNEEPDWESGSIFGTGTSGIDKFRWAINKIDELEIRKLGSSVVIQTMASGVSAFISGKLGLGNQVSTNSSACATGAESILLAFERIKSAQAVRMLAGSTSDSGPYIWGGFDAMKVCTFKHNHEPEKGSRPMSATASGFVPGSGAGALVLESLESALARKAKIYGEVLGGHINSGGQRGLGTMTAPNPTAVQRCIQASLKNAGIKAHEIDVINGHLTATTKDALEIENWKAALQLPPDHFPYINSLKGMIGHCIAASGSIECVASILELSEGFIFPNINCEDLNPEISNLIDVKSIPQTLIQQPINILAKASFGFGDINACVIFKKYTS
- a CDS encoding acyl carrier protein, whose protein sequence is MNKEQIIEALKTIVQPYSEETSALAHIDENTDFINDLKINSANLVDIILDIEEKFNIEIDNDSMAKMLNVKATTEIIESKLAANAG